The proteins below come from a single Periophthalmus magnuspinnatus isolate fPerMag1 chromosome 7, fPerMag1.2.pri, whole genome shotgun sequence genomic window:
- the rpl32 gene encoding 60S ribosomal protein L32, which yields MAALRPLTKPKIVKKRTKKFIRHQSDRYVKIAKNWRKPRGIDNRVRRRFKGQMLMPNIGYGSNKKTKYMLPTGFKKFLVHNIKELEVLMMSNKTHCAEIAHNVSSKNRKLIVERAAQLAIKVTNPNARLRSEENE from the exons ATGGCAGCCCTAAGGCCCCTTACCAAACCCAAGATTGTCAAGAAGAGGACAAAGAAGTTTATTCGTCACCAATCTGACCGATATGTCAAGATTGCG AAAAACTGGCGCAAGCCCAGAGGTATTGACAACAGGGTGCGCAGGCGGTTCAAGGGGCAGATGTTGATGCCTAACATTGGTTATGGTAGCAACAAGAAGACAAAGTACATGCTGCCAACTGGTTTCAAGAAGTTCCTGGTCCACAACATCAAGGAGCTCGAAGTTCTCATGATGAGCAACAA GACTCACTGCGCTGAGATTGCCCACAACGTTTCCTCCAAAAACAGGAAGCTGATCGTTGAAAGAGCTGCTCAGCTGGCCATTAAGGTCACCAACCCCAATGCCAGACTCAGGAGTGAGGAGAATGAATAA